Proteins from a genomic interval of Paenibacillus lentus:
- a CDS encoding EamA family transporter, translated as MWLLFASLAAISFGLRGILYHWSSKQGMDRNLMLFGVFFTGAIASLAGSLIFEQNWTASALTGLFMGTFSFIANACMFQGFAVGKPSIIAILTGLPPVVVVTLAYIIWGETLSLGQLLAFVLIIGGILTVRYSNDLRIGNLQGAQWGLLAMVFFGLNDMAGKMSTRLEAELFPTLFYMFTIGSISFAIWWLIDKNRKRKGKANDTYESISEQGEWNEGRTFFSGMAIGLTNFFGMILIITAFKFGITGLVSAVVAMNVLLILLYTRVFVKEKFRRLEVIGMSICIVGMIALRLF; from the coding sequence ATGTGGCTTTTATTCGCATCTCTAGCCGCGATCAGCTTTGGTCTGCGCGGAATATTGTACCATTGGTCTTCTAAGCAGGGTATGGATCGTAATTTGATGTTATTCGGGGTGTTTTTTACCGGAGCAATCGCTAGTTTGGCAGGCAGTTTAATCTTTGAACAGAATTGGACAGCCAGTGCTCTTACAGGCTTATTCATGGGAACATTTTCTTTTATTGCGAATGCTTGCATGTTTCAAGGGTTCGCCGTGGGCAAGCCGTCGATTATTGCTATATTGACTGGACTACCCCCTGTCGTCGTTGTTACTCTTGCCTATATCATCTGGGGGGAGACCCTATCCCTAGGGCAATTGCTTGCTTTTGTTTTAATTATAGGTGGTATTTTGACAGTCAGGTATTCGAATGACCTCCGCATCGGCAATTTGCAGGGGGCGCAATGGGGGTTGCTTGCGATGGTGTTTTTTGGCTTGAATGATATGGCTGGAAAAATGTCGACAAGATTAGAAGCCGAGCTGTTTCCCACCTTATTTTATATGTTCACGATTGGTTCGATCAGTTTTGCGATTTGGTGGCTGATAGATAAAAACCGAAAAAGAAAAGGAAAGGCTAACGATACATACGAATCTATTTCAGAACAGGGCGAATGGAATGAAGGGCGGACATTTTTTAGTGGCATGGCGATTGGTTTAACGAATTTTTTTGGAATGATCCTCATTATAACGGCTTTTAAATTCGGTATTACGGGATTAGTATCGGCCGTAGTGGCTATGAATGTCCTCTTAATTCTTCTATATACCCGAGTTTTTGTTAAAGAGAAATTTAGAAGGCTGGAAGTTATTGGGATGTCTATTTGCATTGTTGGAATGATTGCGTTGCGATTATTTTAA
- the mscL gene encoding large conductance mechanosensitive channel protein MscL, which yields MWKEFKSFAFKGNVMDLAIAVIIGAAFGKIVSSVVDDLIMPLFGIILGGLDFSNIVIQVNEAKIQIGSFIQTVIDFIIIAFSIFLFIKFLHKFKRKEEEKPDKPAEPSKEELLLTEIRDLLKNKQN from the coding sequence ATGTGGAAAGAGTTTAAATCATTTGCCTTCAAAGGCAATGTAATGGATCTGGCGATCGCTGTAATTATTGGTGCAGCTTTCGGAAAGATCGTCAGCTCCGTGGTTGATGATCTAATCATGCCTTTGTTCGGCATCATTTTAGGCGGGCTTGATTTCTCGAATATCGTCATCCAAGTCAATGAAGCGAAAATTCAAATCGGTTCATTTATTCAAACCGTGATCGACTTTATTATCATCGCCTTCTCGATCTTCCTCTTCATTAAATTCCTTCATAAATTTAAACGGAAAGAAGAGGAAAAACCGGACAAGCCCGCAGAGCCCAGTAAAGAGGAGCTACTGCTTACAGAAATTCGCGATTTGCTGAAGAACAAACAAAATTAA
- a CDS encoding helix-turn-helix domain-containing protein has product MPSADQQTNLQLTYYGSPSFSGLHPNGHIACPTAQLYSTLSPSPGKFKKKVGCSLRIYIQQAKIDEARSLLLLTDNSISEISTLLNYHDQSYFFKYIKKFTGVTPNEYRNNR; this is encoded by the coding sequence ATGCCAAGTGCGGATCAGCAAACAAATCTCCAACTAACGTATTACGGTTCACCTTCATTTTCAGGGCTACACCCGAACGGACATATAGCGTGTCCCACAGCACAATTATATTCCACCTTGTCTCCGTCTCCTGGAAAGTTCAAAAAAAAAGTTGGCTGCTCCCTCAGGATCTATATCCAGCAAGCTAAAATAGACGAGGCACGTTCTTTACTGCTGCTCACCGACAACTCAATATCAGAGATCTCTACTCTACTGAACTATCACGATCAAAGCTACTTCTTTAAATATATAAAAAAATTTACCGGTGTAACCCCCAATGAATATAGAAATAATCGATGA
- the rhaD gene encoding rhamnulose-1-phosphate aldolase, with protein sequence MTTFKRPHQLSCTRKLDIPFVKEMAQITQHMWRFGWDERNGGNVSYILDEAEVAQYLDIHTVIRTIKPAFPVHELAGRYFIVTGSGKYFKNVVADPEANLGVLRVSKDGEQLELLWGLKDGAVPTSELPSHFMSHIERLKVDPSHRVVIHNHATNVIAMTFIHDLDENQFTKTLWEMCTECIVVFPDGIAVIPWMVPGSSEIGRATADKMKEHRAVVWPHHGIFGTGSSIDEAFGLIETIEKAAQIYMLIVNQPIKQRITDRELADLAKAFGVTPREGILNIKQ encoded by the coding sequence ATGACTACATTTAAACGACCACATCAGTTATCCTGTACACGAAAGCTTGATATTCCTTTTGTGAAGGAAATGGCGCAAATAACGCAGCATATGTGGAGATTTGGCTGGGATGAACGTAATGGTGGGAATGTCAGTTATATTCTCGACGAAGCTGAAGTGGCGCAGTATCTCGATATTCATACTGTGATCCGGACAATTAAACCTGCTTTTCCCGTACATGAATTGGCTGGCCGCTATTTTATCGTGACCGGTTCAGGCAAGTATTTCAAAAATGTCGTGGCCGATCCGGAAGCGAATCTTGGGGTGCTTCGTGTTTCGAAGGATGGAGAGCAATTGGAGCTGTTGTGGGGACTGAAGGATGGTGCGGTGCCGACAAGCGAGCTGCCTTCCCACTTTATGAGCCATATTGAACGTTTGAAGGTCGATCCGAGCCATCGAGTAGTCATTCACAATCATGCGACGAATGTCATTGCAATGACCTTTATTCATGATTTGGATGAGAATCAGTTTACGAAGACGTTATGGGAAATGTGTACGGAATGTATCGTCGTTTTTCCAGATGGCATTGCCGTCATCCCTTGGATGGTTCCAGGCTCCAGTGAGATCGGAAGAGCAACAGCTGATAAGATGAAGGAGCACCGCGCTGTCGTGTGGCCGCATCATGGTATCTTCGGTACGGGCAGCTCTATCGACGAAGCTTTTGGGCTCATTGAAACGATTGAGAAAGCCGCCCAAATTTATATGCTCATTGTTAATCAACCGATCAAGCAGCGAATTACGGATCGGGAGCTGGCGGATTTGGCCAAAGCGTTCGGCGTAACGCCTCGGGAAGGAATTTTAAATATTAAACAATAA